Proteins encoded within one genomic window of Macrobrachium nipponense isolate FS-2020 chromosome 8, ASM1510439v2, whole genome shotgun sequence:
- the LOC135223331 gene encoding LOW QUALITY PROTEIN: basic proline-rich protein-like (The sequence of the model RefSeq protein was modified relative to this genomic sequence to represent the inferred CDS: inserted 2 bases in 1 codon), whose product MSGHQKESTPSGNSLSPGIPDPSVSKIQNTSLHPSHTPSSLTSPHTLHPHPHPHPHHTHTLTLTLTLTPSHHTHPHPHPHPHPHPHLTTPHPHPHPHLTLNTTPSLTSHTLTLTLTLTTPTPSPSPSSPITYTLTHPHHPHPPPHTAPSTLPHPHPHPNPHPNPHPNPHPNPHRNPHPNPHPNPHPHHHNPHPHTSHSPSHPHTRHPHPHPHPHPHTHTLTPHHPHPHPHPLITTHTLTLTPNTPSPSPLTLTPSPSTPTPSPSPSHTHTTPITLTLTLTLTLTLTHPPHTHPPPTLTLTLTLTLHHPPTHLTLTPSTTHPTLTSTLTLTTTNPPPSQPSLLTHTLTLTLTHTHTLTPHPSPSTLTTPTNTLPHPHPQPSPSTLHPTPHPHPSPSPHPTPPSPSPSPPPLNPHPHPHHSHTLTLHPHPSTLNQPPPQSPHPHPHPHHTHPHPHPSTLTLTSPSHPPTHPHPQTLTLTTDPPTPSTLPLTLHPQPHPTHPSKPSPSPSPPTPTHPTPPPLPTPSPSPTHPTVPLTLPSHLTLTQHPHPHPHASPHKPTPSPSPATLTHNHTHTHHPHPHPHPHLPHTLHPPRPHPRTLHHPHHHPPHPQPSTLPTPHPQTLPTPHPHTPPTTPTLPPSPSPSPSPQPPTQPHPSPLNPHPPTLTHRPSPTPSPSXPSNPTHPHPPPSHPPTNPPTPPSPSTHDPHPTHPPPKPSPSTPTPTSHTLTPHHTHNPHPHPQPSPTTHPTLTLTSPPHTLNPHPHHTHTPHSSPSPSPHPHPTTHPTHPHPHPHPHALNHTHPPLNPQPSPHPHHKPTPSPSPSPHPHPHPHPHPHPQPAPSPSTLTQSHPTRTLTLTPHQHPLPSPLNPPNPPPPTPSSLKPSPTTHTLTLTLTLTLNPPPPPSPHTRPPHPHPHPPTHTLTLHPHPHPTPHPHPHPPPSPPSPSPPQPQPSPSPSPSPHPPHTHTLHPSTPNHPPTHPLPTLTLTSPSTLTTPFPPSPSPSPPSPTPPTTLNPSHPQPPHPHPHPHPHPHHQPLTLHPHPHPPPPPSTPQPSPSTLTTPTPSPSNPHPTLNPPPTPAPSPSPSTLTHKPSPAPSPSPSPQPHHPLPSHPSPFTLTLTTPTPSPLTLTLPSTLTTTPTPSPSPSPHTHPSPSPSPSHTHPHPHLITHTLPHVTLALPPRHTLTTPTPAYCGIRTTLYRELYC is encoded by the exons CACCCATCCCACACACCCTCATCCCTCACCTCACCTCACACCCtccaccctcaccctcaccctcaccctcaccacacccacaccctcaccctcaccctcaccctcacgCCCTCACACCACAcgcaccctcaccctcaccctcaccctcaccctcaccctcacctcACCACAccccaccctcaccctcaccctcacctcACCCTCAACACCACACCCTCACTCACCTCCcacaccctcaccctcaccctcaccctcaccacacccacaccctcaccctcaccctcatcACCCATCACATACACCCTCACACACCCACACCACCCTCACCCTCCCCCTCACACAGCACCCTCGACCCTACCACACCCACACCCTCACCCTAACCCTCACCCTAACCCTCACCCTAACCCTCACCCTAACCCTCACCGTAACCCTCACCCTAACCCTCACCCTAACCCTCACCCTCATCACCACAACCCACACCCTCATACCTCACACTCACCCTCACACCCTCACACCCgacaccctcaccctcaccctcaccctcaccctcacacCCACACCCTCACCCCTCatcaccctcaccctcaccctcaccctctgATCACCACACACACCCTCACCCTCACACCAAAcacaccctcaccctcacccctCACCCTCACACCCTCACCCTCCACACCcacaccctcaccctcaccctcacacacacacaccacacccatcaccctcaccctcaccctcaccctcaccctcaccctcacccatCCACCACACACCCACCc ACCTcccaccctcaccctcaccctcaccctcaccctccaccacccacccacccacctcacCCTCACACCCTCGACCACCCACCCCACCCTCACCTCCACCCTCACCCTCACCACCACCAACCCTCCACCCTCCCAACCCTCACTCCTCACCcacaccctcaccctcaccctcacccacacccacaccctcACCCCTCACCCTTCACCCTCAACCCTCACCACACCCACCAACACCCTCCCACACCCTCACCCTCAACCCTCACCCTCGACCCTCCACCCCACCCCGCATCCTCACCCCTCACCCTCACCACACCCAAccccaccctcaccctcaccctcacccccgCCCCTcaaccctcaccctcaccctcaccacTCCCACACCCTCACCCTCCACCCTCACCCTTCAACCCTCAACCAACCACCACCCCAAagccctcaccctcaccctcaccctcaccacACCCACCCACACCCTCACCCCAGCACCCTCACCCTCACCTCACCctctcacccacccacccaccctcacCCTCAGACCCTCACCCTCACCACCGACCCACCCACACCCTCGaccctccccctcaccctccaCCCTCAACCACACCCAACACACCCATCAaaaccctcaccctcaccctcccCACCCACACC cacccaccccaccccacctcccctacccacaccctcaccctcacccacccaccctaccgttcccctcaccctcccctcccACCTCACCCTCACCCAACACCCACACCCTCACCCTCACGCCTCACCCCACAAACCcacaccctcaccctcacccgcAACCCTCACCCACAACCACACCCACACCCatcaccctcaccctcaccctcaccctcacctACCCCACACCCTCCACCCTCCACGCCCTCACCCTCGGACCCTCCACCACCCTCACCACCACCCACCCCACCCTCAACCCTCAACCCTCCCCACACCCCACCCTCAGACCCTCCCCACCCCTCACCCTCAcaccccacccaccacccccaccctcccaccctcaccctcaccctcaccctcaccacAACCACCCACCCAACCTCACCCCTCACCCCTCAACCCTCACCCTCCCACCCTCACCCACAGACCCTCACCCACACCCTCACCCTC ACCCtccaaccccacccacccccaccctccaccCTCACACCCTCCCACCAACCCTCCCACCCCACCCTCACCCTCAACCCACGACCCACACCCAACACACCCACCTCCAAAGCCCTCACCCTCCACCCCAACACCCACCTCCCACACCCTCACCCCTCACCACACCCAcaaccctcaccctcaccctcaaCCCTCACCCACCACCCACCCAACCCTCACCCTCACCTCACCACCCCACACCCTCAACCCTCACCCTCACCACACCCACACCCCTCACTCCTCACCCTCACCCTCCCCTCACCCTCACCCAACCACCCACccaacccacccccaccctcaccctcaccctcacgCCCTCAaccacacccacccacccctcaACCCTCAACCCTCCCCTCACCCGCACCACAAACCcacaccctcaccctcaccctcacctcaccctcacccacacccacaccctcaccctcaccctcaaCCCGCACCCTCACCCTCAACCCTCACCCAATCCCACCCGACCCGCACCCTCACCCTAACCCCTCACCAACACCCACTACCCTCACCCCTCAACCCTCccaacccacccccacccacaccctCCAGCCTCAAACCCTCACCCACCACCcacaccctcaccctcaccctcaccctcaccctcaaccctccccctccaccctcaCCCCACACCCGCCCacctcaccctcaccctcaccctccaACCCACACCCTCACCCtccaccctcaccctcaccccacccctcacccacacccacaccctccaccctccccaccctcaccctcaccaccccaaccccaaccctcaccctcaccctcaccctcccctcaccccccccaCACCCACACCCTCCACCCCTCGACCcccaaccacccacccacccaccccctccccaccctcaccctcaccTCACCCTCAACCCTCACCACACCCTTcccaccctcaccctcaccctcccCACCCTCACCCACCCCACCAACCACCCTCAACCCCTCCCACCCTCAACCACCCCACCcacaccctcaccctcaccctcaccctcaccacCAACCACTCACCCTCCACCCGCACCCTCACCCGCCACCACCACCCAGCACCCCTCAACCCTCACCCTCAACCCTCACCACACCCACACCCTCACCCTCAAACCCTCACCCCACCCTCAACCCACCACCCACACCcgcaccctcaccctcaccctcaaCCCTCACCCACAAGCCCTCACCcgcaccctcaccctcaccctcaccacAACCCCACCACCCTCTACCCTCCCACCCTTCACCCttcaccctcaccctcaccacACCCACACCCTCacccctcaccctcaccctcccCTCAACCCTCACTACCACACCcacaccctcaccctcaccctccccacacacacacccctcaccctcaccctcaccctcacacacacaccctcacccTCACCTCATCACCCACACCCTACCTCACGTCACCCTCGCCCTCCCACCCCGTCACACCCTCACCACACCCAcaccagcttattgtgggatccgaaccacattatatcgagaactgTATTGctaa